Proteins from a genomic interval of Corynebacterium deserti GIMN1.010:
- a CDS encoding bifunctional metallophosphatase/5'-nucleotidase, which produces MKRLSRAALAIVTTAAVSASAFAPASAQAATVELNILGVTDFHGHIAQDLAKGEMGAAGLACYVESERATNPNTSFITVGDNIGGSPFVSSILKDAPTLAALSAIGVDASALGNHEFDQGYADLAGRVSLDGTGLAQFPYLGANVEGGTPTPAASEVVEMGGVRVAYVGSVTDETSTLVSPAGIPGITFTNDLNAVNAEADRIMAAGEADVVIALMHSPAQATDAFSTNVDVVFAGHTHEERVETGPARDGKQPLVVIQGMEYGKYVSDVEISYDSTAKKITAIEAVNVDATTASGACGVPNALVTSVAGIVDAAKIASDVEGAKVVATIENSFFRGADSAGATGTNRGVESSLNNLIAEAGLQAINAQTPLNADIGVMNAGGVRADLEAGEVTFSEAFATQNFSNTYGVVDITGADFIEALEQQWKDPAADRPRLALGLSNNVQYSYNPNAAQGERITHVTINDTPIDETKTYRIAGSTFLLSGGDGFTAFSNGTGITDSGLVDIDLFNSYLATNASVDVRANQASVGIELSGAALADDSSLIPGEKLTVDLSALSYTGGEVTPTTVTVTLGAETVTVPVDNTIVPKLDTTGTATATLIVPAGVTELKIETDAGTTFTLPVVATSKPADGSSVGSSAGSLVAILGVLGALGGLLGVFLHSPQGAPFLTQLHAFINQSKA; this is translated from the coding sequence ATGAAGAGGCTTTCTCGCGCAGCGCTTGCGATCGTTACCACCGCAGCAGTGAGTGCTAGCGCATTTGCCCCAGCTTCTGCTCAGGCGGCAACAGTTGAGCTCAACATCCTCGGCGTTACCGACTTCCACGGCCACATCGCTCAGGATCTTGCAAAAGGCGAGATGGGTGCAGCCGGACTTGCTTGTTATGTTGAGTCCGAGCGCGCAACAAACCCAAACACCAGCTTCATCACCGTCGGTGACAACATAGGTGGTTCTCCTTTCGTCTCATCCATTTTGAAGGACGCTCCTACGCTGGCAGCACTGAGCGCCATCGGCGTAGATGCATCTGCACTGGGCAACCACGAGTTTGACCAGGGCTACGCAGACCTTGCCGGCCGAGTCTCCCTAGACGGCACCGGCTTGGCTCAGTTCCCATACCTCGGTGCAAACGTTGAGGGTGGCACCCCTACTCCTGCAGCTTCCGAGGTTGTTGAAATGGGCGGCGTGCGCGTGGCTTATGTTGGTTCCGTAACCGATGAAACCTCCACCCTGGTTTCCCCAGCTGGAATTCCTGGCATCACCTTCACCAATGACCTCAATGCAGTAAACGCTGAAGCTGACCGCATCATGGCTGCTGGCGAGGCAGATGTTGTTATCGCGCTGATGCACTCCCCAGCTCAAGCAACCGACGCATTCTCCACCAACGTTGACGTAGTTTTTGCCGGCCACACCCACGAAGAGCGCGTTGAAACCGGCCCAGCCCGCGATGGCAAGCAGCCATTGGTTGTCATCCAGGGCATGGAATACGGCAAGTATGTTTCTGATGTTGAGATCTCCTATGACTCCACTGCCAAGAAGATCACCGCAATCGAGGCAGTAAACGTTGATGCAACTACCGCTTCTGGTGCTTGTGGAGTACCTAATGCGCTAGTGACTTCAGTAGCTGGCATTGTTGATGCTGCCAAGATTGCTTCCGACGTTGAGGGTGCAAAGGTTGTTGCCACCATTGAGAATTCCTTCTTCCGTGGCGCTGATTCCGCAGGTGCAACCGGAACTAACCGCGGTGTTGAGTCCTCCCTGAACAACCTCATTGCCGAGGCTGGCCTGCAGGCAATCAACGCTCAGACCCCACTAAACGCTGACATCGGAGTGATGAACGCAGGGGGTGTACGCGCTGACCTCGAGGCTGGCGAGGTCACTTTCTCTGAGGCATTTGCCACTCAGAACTTCTCAAACACCTACGGTGTTGTAGACATCACCGGCGCCGATTTTATTGAGGCCCTTGAGCAGCAGTGGAAGGATCCAGCAGCTGACCGTCCTCGTCTGGCACTGGGGCTGTCCAATAATGTGCAGTACTCCTACAACCCCAACGCCGCCCAGGGCGAGCGCATCACTCACGTCACCATCAACGACACGCCAATCGATGAGACCAAGACCTACCGCATCGCAGGTTCCACATTCCTGCTCAGCGGCGGTGACGGCTTCACTGCTTTCAGTAACGGCACAGGCATTACCGATTCCGGCCTCGTTGACATCGACCTCTTCAACTCCTACCTCGCCACCAACGCCAGCGTGGACGTCCGTGCTAACCAGGCTTCCGTAGGCATCGAGCTCTCGGGGGCAGCGCTTGCCGACGATTCCAGCCTCATCCCAGGCGAAAAGCTCACCGTTGATCTCTCCGCACTGTCCTACACCGGTGGCGAAGTAACCCCAACTACTGTCACCGTGACCTTAGGTGCTGAGACCGTGACTGTCCCCGTGGACAACACCATTGTTCCTAAGCTTGACACCACTGGTACTGCAACTGCCACCCTGATAGTTCCAGCAGGAGTAACCGAGCTGAAGATCGAAACCGACGCAGGCACCACCTTCACCTTGCCTGTTGTTGCAACCTCAAAGCCTGCAGATGGATCCTCCGTGGGATCCTCTGCCGGTTCCCTTGTTGCAATCCTTGGAGTTTTGGGCGCGCTTGGCGGACTTCTTGGGGTTTTCCTACACTCCCCACAGGGCGCTCCATTCCTGACCCAGCTACACGCATTCATCAACCAGTCCAAAGCATAA